A stretch of the Bacillus thuringiensis genome encodes the following:
- a CDS encoding Fic family protein — MRDFFEDKYLDTELQRELVKLISEISEYKGKISVYQERNPDIFNKLEKNIPLNYIKNFNSVFLGIKVPNKRLKELILNGMLPKTTEEDGVFCYYQTLSLVQKKFYDLPTNPETIQELHFQLIHYITSDCAIWREKEFIVPGAPEYGMHSSSYRPLSRKLIPKSVEQLCEQYNILEANKEFPSLILIARFMLNFYCILPFNQGNRRLAFILMQLLLMKNEHTFIKYICLDKYITKHESKYYESIFKSSVNWYCSGHNISFWLKMFLIIILDAYRDLHLIVQGSICSYTKIERIKNYILKQKKLFTKEDIRVVYPDIAESTISKALASFQSLGHIKLVSRGRNAQWIRI, encoded by the coding sequence ATGAGAGATTTTTTTGAAGATAAATACTTAGATACAGAGCTACAAAGAGAACTGGTAAAATTAATAAGTGAAATTAGTGAATACAAAGGGAAAATATCCGTTTATCAAGAGAGAAATCCTGATATATTCAATAAATTGGAGAAAAATATCCCCCTGAATTACATAAAAAACTTTAATAGTGTTTTTCTGGGTATAAAAGTCCCTAATAAAAGGTTAAAAGAACTTATTTTAAACGGCATGTTACCCAAAACTACAGAAGAAGATGGAGTATTTTGTTATTATCAAACACTATCTCTCGTACAAAAGAAGTTCTATGATCTCCCCACTAACCCAGAAACCATACAAGAATTACATTTTCAATTAATCCATTATATTACTTCTGATTGTGCAATATGGCGTGAAAAAGAATTTATTGTCCCAGGAGCTCCAGAATATGGGATGCATTCTAGTAGCTATCGACCTCTTTCACGGAAACTTATCCCAAAATCTGTGGAACAATTATGTGAGCAATATAATATATTAGAGGCGAATAAAGAGTTCCCTTCACTAATACTAATAGCTCGATTTATGTTGAATTTTTATTGTATTCTGCCTTTTAATCAGGGAAATCGAAGACTCGCATTCATATTGATGCAATTATTATTAATGAAAAATGAACATACATTTATAAAATATATATGTTTAGATAAATATATAACGAAGCATGAATCAAAATACTATGAATCAATCTTTAAATCTTCAGTTAATTGGTATTGTAGCGGACATAATATCAGCTTTTGGTTGAAAATGTTCTTAATAATCATATTAGATGCATATCGAGATTTACATTTAATTGTTCAAGGTTCTATATGTAGTTATACTAAAATTGAGCGAATCAAAAATTATATATTAAAACAAAAAAAGCTTTTTACTAAAGAAGATATTCGTGTTGTTTACCCAGACATAGCCGAAAGTACAATCAGTAAGGCATTAGCCTCTTTCCAGTCCCTTGGTCATATAAAGCTAGTTTCAAGAGGAAGAAATGCTCAATGGATACGGATTTAA
- a CDS encoding thiol-disulfide oxidoreductase DCC family protein encodes MNNIILFDGECKFCNQSINFFIKKDSNGHLQYASLKGPIGRELLEGYCIDKNIDSMVFIKNGKCYFKSDAVLNICRELNFPWGGLAVFLLIPKSIRNFFYDKLAKYRYKLFGKQNNCQLPSPEIRNRFLD; translated from the coding sequence ATGAACAATATTATATTATTTGATGGTGAATGTAAATTTTGTAACCAAAGTATAAACTTTTTTATTAAGAAAGATTCTAACGGCCATCTTCAATATGCATCATTAAAAGGGCCTATTGGAAGGGAATTGTTAGAAGGGTACTGTATAGATAAAAATATAGATAGTATGGTTTTCATTAAAAATGGAAAGTGTTATTTCAAATCAGATGCTGTACTGAACATTTGCAGAGAGTTAAACTTCCCTTGGGGGGGATTGGCAGTTTTTTTGTTAATTCCAAAGTCGATTCGCAATTTTTTTTATGATAAACTTGCAAAATATCGTTATAAATTATTTGGAAAACAAAATAATTGTCAGCTTCCTTCACCTGAAATAAGAAATAGATTTTTAGATTAG
- a CDS encoding sporulation delaying protein family toxin has translation MKKIVASLMSFALLMGVMFQGSMQAKAAVTEASVKVFSGEELFKGLFFGQGKVAEKLPNFYSKELRKATNTPEMEKQANDLVGKVKEKDAAYLGELEAAVYSNNPQKIEKALNKGGEILTDITKDMGVSSDSLEAAEDGTGTGRCAVLGLVAIYYAAVVAQVAAGAVYVAGAAVYLATAAVNTWGRSMNGDNLSNDQLVHDIVVNL, from the coding sequence ATGAAGAAAATTGTAGCATCATTGATGAGTTTTGCTCTATTAATGGGCGTAATGTTTCAAGGAAGTATGCAAGCCAAAGCTGCTGTAACAGAGGCAAGCGTGAAAGTTTTTTCTGGTGAAGAATTATTTAAGGGATTATTCTTTGGACAAGGTAAAGTAGCAGAAAAATTACCTAATTTCTATTCTAAGGAGTTAAGAAAAGCAACAAATACCCCCGAGATGGAAAAACAAGCTAATGATTTAGTGGGAAAAGTTAAAGAAAAAGATGCTGCTTATCTAGGAGAGTTGGAAGCTGCGGTTTATTCTAATAATCCTCAAAAAATTGAAAAAGCATTAAATAAAGGTGGAGAAATTTTAACAGATATTACTAAAGATATGGGCGTTTCATCAGATAGCTTAGAAGCTGCTGAAGATGGGACTGGAACTGGACGTTGTGCAGTTCTTGGATTAGTTGCAATTTATTACGCTGCAGTAGTAGCTCAAGTAGCTGCAGGTGCAGTATATGTTGCTGGCGCTGCAGTGTATTTAGCTACAGCAGCTGTTAATACATGGGGTAGATCAATGAATGGTGATAACCTATCTAATGATCAATTGGTACACGACATCGTTGTAAATCTTTAA
- a CDS encoding sporulation-delaying protein SdpB family protein translates to MFKKINSFAYHWAISNNPWTSAYGVARSLIALSTLVTLIFNDVSTLFRPVAGVEEFPACSIYSISIFCLGSGSYLGLFKWLAALILLLVVSGWRPRYTGVLHWWVASSIQNTAITLDGGEQVATVLTLLLIPVTLLDKRKWHWETGLKETTSNSQLHFRIISLVFLVAVKIQMSFIYFQAAIIRLKNSEWLDGTAVYYYFNDPMLGLNNTLANILNPLLASPFVFFITWGTTIIELFLAASLIGSNKYWKIYLYSGVLLHAGIAIVLGLHSFSIIMCAGLILSYYPLNREFKFISKLNSLKTNSDKDVLDKKKFVS, encoded by the coding sequence ATGTTCAAAAAAATAAATAGTTTTGCTTATCATTGGGCTATTTCCAATAATCCCTGGACTAGTGCTTATGGAGTAGCCAGGTCTCTAATTGCATTGTCTACCTTAGTTACTTTAATTTTTAATGATGTTTCTACATTATTCAGACCTGTTGCGGGGGTAGAAGAATTTCCAGCGTGCTCAATTTATTCAATAAGTATATTTTGCCTAGGTTCTGGTTCATATTTAGGGTTATTTAAGTGGCTAGCAGCTTTAATTTTACTATTAGTTGTTTCTGGATGGAGACCAAGGTATACAGGTGTTTTACATTGGTGGGTTGCGTCTTCAATTCAAAATACAGCTATAACTCTTGATGGCGGTGAACAAGTCGCAACTGTGCTGACTTTGTTACTAATCCCAGTCACATTATTAGATAAAAGAAAATGGCATTGGGAAACTGGTTTAAAAGAAACGACATCCAATTCTCAATTGCATTTTAGAATTATATCTTTAGTCTTTTTAGTTGCTGTAAAGATACAAATGTCTTTCATCTACTTTCAAGCTGCAATAATTAGATTGAAGAATTCAGAATGGCTAGATGGAACAGCAGTATATTACTATTTTAATGATCCGATGCTGGGACTGAATAACACCTTAGCAAATATTTTAAATCCATTACTGGCATCACCTTTTGTTTTCTTCATAACTTGGGGTACTACAATTATAGAACTGTTTTTAGCAGCCTCTCTAATTGGTTCAAATAAATATTGGAAAATATATCTTTACTCAGGTGTGTTATTACATGCCGGTATTGCTATAGTTTTAGGATTACATAGCTTTTCGATAATTATGTGCGCAGGTTTAATTTTGTCCTATTATCCATTAAATAGAGAGTTTAAATTTATATCAAAATTAAACTCTCTTAAGACTAATAGTGATAAGGACGTTTTAGATAAGAAGAAATTTGTATCTTAA
- a CDS encoding SdpA family antimicrobial peptide system protein encodes MKRLYGSTLVLTVMLVFLLFLMGSQNSLPKNPISNLKSFTVMKIFPQGWGFFSKPPRDDYTFILNENGESAVDWPNNTIKNAFGINRGGRSQGIEMGLLVAQVQKEKFNKCDEDIDMCVKKTHERVKVKNPTPKPILCGDYTLVTRKVVPWAWAGITSPSEMSSEFVKVESICSKK; translated from the coding sequence ATGAAACGGTTATACGGTTCTACACTGGTTTTAACAGTAATGCTTGTCTTTCTTTTATTCCTGATGGGATCTCAAAATAGCTTACCTAAAAATCCTATAAGTAATTTAAAGAGTTTTACTGTAATGAAAATTTTCCCGCAAGGATGGGGGTTCTTTAGTAAACCACCTCGTGATGATTACACGTTTATTTTAAATGAAAATGGAGAATCTGCTGTGGATTGGCCAAATAACACTATTAAAAATGCATTTGGTATAAATCGTGGTGGTAGATCACAGGGAATTGAAATGGGATTACTAGTGGCACAAGTACAAAAAGAAAAATTTAATAAATGTGACGAAGATATTGATATGTGTGTAAAGAAAACACATGAAAGAGTGAAAGTGAAAAATCCAACACCTAAACCAATTTTATGTGGAGATTATACACTAGTAACAAGAAAAGTAGTACCTTGGGCCTGGGCAGGAATTACATCGCCTTCAGAAATGTCTTCGGAATTTGTAAAGGTGGAATCAATATGTTCAAAAAAATAA
- a CDS encoding SdpI family protein produces the protein MRKKRYSYLIIMISLVVSFIFYVKLGDEKIWLLSIMPTIMLISNVIFNILVKNTLLNGGNSENKLDLRIISNAMLMLLCIIHLVIVSIEFGYTVTFELVVGIATGIFIMILSNFMQRVEQNYIYGIRTPWTLKNKEVWRLTNRFSAKIFFITGLIIILFSILIPKFVILIMIGLVAIAALISVFSSYIYFRKIENKNIQS, from the coding sequence ATGAGGAAAAAAAGATATTCATATCTTATTATTATGATTAGTTTAGTGGTAAGTTTCATATTTTATGTTAAATTAGGGGATGAAAAGATATGGCTCCTAAGCATTATGCCCACAATAATGCTTATTTCAAATGTGATATTTAATATATTAGTAAAAAATACATTATTGAATGGGGGAAATTCAGAAAATAAACTCGATTTAAGAATCATTTCTAACGCAATGTTAATGTTGTTATGTATTATTCATTTAGTAATTGTAAGTATAGAGTTTGGATATACTGTTACTTTTGAATTAGTAGTAGGTATAGCAACTGGTATATTCATTATGATTTTATCTAACTTTATGCAGCGAGTAGAACAAAATTATATATACGGAATAAGAACACCTTGGACTTTAAAGAATAAGGAAGTATGGAGATTGACTAATCGATTCTCTGCAAAAATCTTTTTTATTACAGGTTTAATAATTATACTATTCTCAATTTTGATCCCAAAATTTGTGATTTTAATTATGATTGGGCTTGTGGCAATTGCTGCTTTAATATCTGTGTTTTCTTCATATATATATTTTAGGAAAATTGAGAATAAAAATATACAAAGCTGA
- a CDS encoding autorepressor SdpR family transcription factor, with product MNDLFKALADPTRRKILDLLKERDLTAGEIASHFNMSKPSISQHLNILKQSNLVKNQKKGKYIFYSLNTTVVQDILNWLINIKSGEENR from the coding sequence TTGAATGATCTTTTTAAGGCTTTGGCAGATCCAACAAGAAGAAAGATATTAGATTTGTTAAAGGAGAGAGATCTTACTGCAGGAGAAATTGCTTCACATTTCAATATGTCAAAGCCAAGTATTTCTCAACATCTAAATATTTTGAAGCAGTCAAATTTAGTTAAAAATCAGAAAAAAGGGAAGTATATTTTTTATTCATTAAATACAACAGTCGTCCAAGATATTTTGAATTGGCTTATAAACATTAAGAGCGGAGAGGAAAATAGATAA
- a CDS encoding epsilon-toxin family protein: MKLKVLATTGLALSIGFTSLGVLEKPILADETKENIVVLQSNSIKGYLYKNGVKTPVFESSKAKSIGAIEFPGLPSNPLVGVPKEGKAVENLGSMGNILYFEGDAPPGLGSIISGKKLKYYLEKRADGTIGIGGYDPDTLLLYPILSPDPEIKSHKAFDNNTKLKRETKYELITSDIMDNAVAYSFDKSITHGVSTTGTVGLASTIGAKVSTEIGGGIIPGKVSTELSASLTTSFSFGITITDQETIARHFSVEKVNNPSYQYNKYAVAAYQLKSTYSPLMGAGLEQFIKENPQFKGLSNKIYKYNEEQMYFGVTPGSHIN, encoded by the coding sequence ATGAAACTAAAAGTGCTTGCAACAACAGGATTAGCATTATCAATAGGTTTTACTAGTTTAGGAGTATTAGAAAAACCTATTTTGGCAGATGAAACCAAAGAAAATATTGTTGTACTACAATCAAATTCTATAAAAGGATATTTGTATAAAAATGGGGTGAAAACACCTGTATTTGAATCCTCAAAAGCTAAATCTATTGGTGCAATAGAATTTCCTGGATTACCATCAAATCCATTAGTTGGTGTGCCGAAAGAAGGAAAAGCAGTAGAAAATCTTGGTTCAATGGGAAATATTCTATATTTTGAAGGGGATGCGCCCCCAGGCTTAGGAAGTATCATAAGTGGTAAAAAACTAAAATATTATTTAGAAAAAAGAGCAGATGGTACGATTGGAATCGGAGGTTATGATCCCGATACACTTCTTTTATATCCAATACTCTCACCGGATCCTGAAATAAAATCTCATAAGGCATTTGATAATAATACTAAATTAAAAAGAGAAACAAAGTATGAATTAATTACATCTGACATCATGGATAATGCAGTAGCTTATAGTTTTGATAAAAGTATAACGCACGGTGTATCTACAACTGGTACAGTAGGACTTGCATCAACCATTGGTGCTAAAGTTTCTACAGAAATAGGAGGCGGAATTATACCTGGTAAAGTGTCAACTGAACTTAGTGCTTCTTTAACGACAAGTTTTTCATTTGGTATTACTATTACAGATCAAGAGACAATAGCACGTCATTTTAGTGTAGAAAAAGTAAATAATCCCTCGTATCAATATAATAAGTATGCAGTAGCCGCGTATCAATTAAAATCAACATATAGTCCTTTAATGGGTGCTGGTTTAGAACAATTTATTAAAGAGAATCCGCAATTTAAAGGTCTTTCAAATAAAATATATAAATACAATGAAGAGCAAATGTACTTTGGTGTGACACCGGGCTCTCATATAAATTAA
- a CDS encoding insecticidal delta-endotoxin Cry8Ea1 family protein has protein sequence MLQGTGGVLKKAVSKSVGGVFAQTTKYEIIEELRSRYKVIWLVVSAQLNRSSYYKWRSTRTQRKLRFSKDDTLREQIQAIHIKHKEYGYPSMTIALREEGFLVNHKKVCRLMQDLQIQSIIRKKRLFFKGKSSKIFRNVVERQFQNRKQNEVFVTDITYLPFNNNTVWDNLLLVVEGLINQRINEVERERIIRQYEGLRAVLSNYNTAFRNWNENERTRNNPALQGEVRSRFDNTDDSFAIRMPEFRIKGFEIQSLAVYAQAATLHLLLLRDAVVNGSAWGLDPKTIESLYTKLVCLINAYADHCTFVYRQGLQELRNRGNWRNFNNYRRDMTITVLDIISLFSNYDPRIYFYNTNTQLTREVCTEPIASSNWLNSYSNPNQFQQIENNLNPSPSLFSTLSTLFARTGFFYYDDLYTPKDAILNTSIRLTRTDGTTIITTPWQGALSPDISQERQLTFSGYKVYKVNSILSNTAVQFNGVQRADFHMVNEAGTAVPSRSIDLPLTTYYFSKTSNIPGTKSETPTYLDYTHILSSIRSTSVGTSYRNRSNIIAYGWTHTSAERTNRILPNSITQIPAVKAFALESGASVSPGPGHTGGDVVSLALSGRLIMRLTPASMDTYYRVRIRYATSYGASLMVQRWSPSGSVSGYFSSSPTGSYTKFGYMDTLVTNFNQSGVEIIIENRHYSNIIIDRIEFIPVNSTALEYEGRKDLEKAKKAVGSLFTNNGKEALKVDTTDYDVDQAANLIEYVPEELYANEKMILLDEVKHAKQLSESRNLIQNGNFEFHMDEWMTSNNVSIQADTLIFKGNYLKMPGSRETEGGTTRFPTYVLQKIDESKLKPYTRYKTRGFVGSSRDVRLIVERYGKDVDVILNVRNNLSFDTEAPSRIEASPCQSQPYPIIHDGCPTNIIDTNYYEGSQSGHANFKKEHRICHQSHQFDFHIDTGEICINKNPGIWVIFKISSPEGHATLDNIELIEEGPLVGESLVLVKKREKKWKNEMETRWLQTKEVYEKAKVEIDSLFTDTQDQALKFDTNISHIISVEHLVQSMPYVYNRWISDVPGMNYDIYKELERRITQAYSLYEHRNIIKNGDFNHGLNHWHATPYAKVQQIDGTAVLVIPNWSSSVSQNLCVEYNRGYVLHVTAKKEDMGKGYVTISDCNGNQKTLTFTSCNNYVSYEITNDQLDYRVGQGRNEQSCYNQNEITNDQLDYRVGQEMKEQRSYNPDEIINERRNYVTKTIDFLPDTDQVRIDIGETEGTFNIESVELICMKSQ, from the coding sequence ATACTACAAGGCACAGGTGGCGTACTTAAAAAAGCAGTATCCAAATCTGTAGGGGGTGTCTTTGCTCAAACGACGAAGTACGAGATTATTGAAGAACTACGTTCTCGATACAAAGTAATTTGGCTTGTCGTCAGTGCTCAGTTAAATCGTTCTAGCTACTATAAATGGCGTTCAACACGTACGCAAAGAAAATTACGTTTTTCAAAGGATGATACACTGCGTGAACAAATTCAAGCGATTCACATAAAACACAAGGAATATGGCTATCCTAGTATGACAATTGCCTTACGAGAAGAGGGCTTTTTAGTGAATCACAAAAAAGTATGTAGACTTATGCAAGACCTTCAAATTCAATCAATCATCCGTAAAAAGCGTCTTTTTTTTAAAGGAAAGTCCTCGAAGATTTTCCGAAATGTAGTAGAACGCCAATTCCAAAATCGCAAACAAAATGAGGTATTTGTCACAGACATCACTTACTTGCCATTCAATAATAACACGGTTTGGGACAATCTTCTACTTGTTGTTGAAGGACTAATTAATCAACGAATAAACGAAGTCGAGAGAGAACGTATCATAAGGCAATATGAGGGTTTAAGAGCAGTTCTATCGAATTATAATACGGCATTTCGAAATTGGAATGAAAATGAAAGAACTCGTAATAATCCCGCACTTCAAGGTGAAGTAAGAAGCCGTTTTGATAATACAGATGATAGTTTTGCTATTCGTATGCCTGAATTTAGAATAAAAGGATTTGAAATACAATCGCTAGCTGTATATGCACAGGCCGCAACTCTCCATCTATTATTATTAAGGGATGCTGTAGTTAATGGGAGTGCATGGGGACTTGATCCAAAAACGATTGAAAGTCTTTATACTAAATTAGTATGTCTAATTAATGCATATGCGGATCACTGTACATTTGTTTATAGACAGGGTTTGCAGGAGTTAAGAAATAGAGGTAACTGGAGAAATTTCAATAATTACCGTAGAGATATGACTATTACTGTATTGGATATTATTTCTTTATTTTCAAATTATGACCCTCGCATATATTTTTATAATACAAACACACAACTTACAAGAGAAGTATGTACTGAACCAATTGCTTCTAGTAATTGGTTGAATAGTTATTCTAATCCAAATCAATTTCAACAAATAGAAAATAATCTTAATCCTTCACCTTCATTGTTTTCTACGCTCAGTACTCTTTTTGCAAGAACAGGTTTTTTCTATTACGATGACTTGTATACACCTAAGGATGCGATATTAAATACATCAATTCGTCTTACTAGAACAGATGGTACTACTATTATCACTACTCCTTGGCAAGGTGCACTTTCTCCTGATATTTCACAAGAACGGCAACTGACTTTTTCAGGTTATAAGGTTTATAAAGTCAATTCAATATTATCTAATACAGCCGTCCAATTCAATGGGGTTCAACGCGCTGATTTTCATATGGTAAACGAAGCTGGAACTGCTGTTCCTTCTCGAAGTATTGATCTGCCATTAACTACTTATTATTTCAGTAAAACATCCAATATACCAGGAACAAAATCAGAAACTCCAACCTATTTAGATTATACCCATATACTATCTTCGATAAGATCAACTTCAGTCGGAACGTCATATAGAAACAGATCAAATATTATAGCATATGGATGGACGCATACTAGCGCAGAACGAACGAATAGAATTCTCCCCAATAGCATTACACAAATTCCAGCTGTAAAAGCTTTTGCTTTAGAATCGGGAGCGAGTGTTAGCCCTGGACCTGGCCATACAGGAGGAGATGTAGTATCGTTAGCACTTTCAGGACGATTAATAATGCGTTTAACTCCTGCATCCATGGATACATATTACCGTGTTAGAATTCGCTATGCAACTTCTTATGGAGCTAGTTTAATGGTACAAAGGTGGTCGCCGAGTGGTTCTGTAAGTGGTTATTTTAGCTCTTCACCTACGGGGTCTTATACTAAATTTGGATATATGGATACCTTGGTTACTAACTTTAATCAATCAGGTGTGGAAATAATTATAGAAAATCGACATTATAGCAACATTATCATTGACAGAATTGAATTCATCCCAGTTAATTCTACGGCTTTAGAATATGAAGGAAGAAAAGATTTAGAAAAAGCAAAGAAAGCAGTGGGAAGTTTGTTTACCAATAATGGAAAAGAGGCTTTAAAAGTAGATACGACGGATTATGATGTGGATCAAGCTGCAAATCTAATAGAATATGTGCCAGAGGAACTATATGCAAACGAAAAAATGATTCTACTTGATGAAGTGAAACATGCCAAACAACTCAGTGAATCTCGTAATCTGATTCAAAATGGGAACTTTGAATTTCATATGGATGAATGGATGACAAGTAATAATGTAAGTATTCAAGCGGATACTCTGATATTCAAAGGGAACTATCTCAAAATGCCAGGATCAAGAGAGACAGAGGGAGGTACAACTAGGTTTCCAACGTATGTACTCCAAAAAATAGATGAATCAAAATTAAAACCATATACACGTTATAAAACTAGGGGCTTTGTCGGGAGTAGTCGTGATGTGAGGTTAATTGTGGAACGTTATGGTAAAGATGTGGATGTAATCCTAAATGTAAGAAATAATTTATCTTTTGATACTGAAGCTCCTTCCCGTATTGAAGCTAGTCCATGTCAGTCGCAACCTTATCCTATCATCCATGATGGATGTCCCACGAATATAATAGATACAAATTATTATGAAGGGTCTCAGTCTGGTCATGCTAACTTCAAAAAAGAACATAGGATATGCCATCAGTCTCATCAATTTGATTTTCACATTGATACAGGAGAAATATGCATAAACAAGAATCCAGGTATTTGGGTTATTTTTAAAATTTCCTCGCCAGAAGGACATGCAACCTTAGATAACATTGAGTTAATTGAAGAGGGCCCATTAGTTGGAGAATCACTCGTTCTCGTGAAAAAAAGAGAAAAGAAATGGAAAAATGAGATGGAAACAAGATGGCTCCAAACAAAAGAAGTGTATGAAAAGGCAAAAGTGGAAATAGATTCCTTATTTACAGATACACAAGATCAAGCTTTAAAATTCGACACAAACATTTCTCATATTATTTCAGTAGAGCATCTTGTACAATCCATGCCTTATGTTTATAACAGATGGATATCAGATGTACCAGGTATGAATTATGACATCTATAAAGAATTAGAACGTCGTATTACACAAGCATACTCTTTATATGAACATAGAAATATTATTAAAAATGGAGACTTTAATCATGGTTTAAATCACTGGCACGCGACGCCTTATGCGAAAGTGCAGCAAATAGATGGTACAGCTGTATTAGTGATTCCAAACTGGAGTTCCAGTGTGTCTCAAAATCTATGTGTAGAGTACAATCGTGGTTATGTATTGCATGTAACAGCGAAGAAAGAAGACATGGGAAAAGGATATGTAACTATTAGTGATTGCAATGGAAATCAAAAAACACTTACGTTCACTTCTTGTAATAATTATGTATCATACGAAATCACAAATGACCAATTGGATTATCGTGTAGGTCAAGGGAGAAATGAACAAAGTTGTTATAATCAAAATGAGATCACAAATGACCAATTGGATTATCGTGTAGGTCAAGAGATGAAGGAACAACGTAGTTACAATCCGGATGAAATAATAAATGAGCGCAGGAATTATGTAACAAAAACCATTGATTTTCTCCCAGATACAGATCAAGTACGCATTGATATTGGAGAAACCGAAGGTACGTTCAATATAGAAAGTGTAGAATTGATTTGCATGAAGAGCCAATAA
- a CDS encoding transposase — MEKKSTFQTYSNELKIQAVESFLNGEGSQAAIAKKYGLKSRTQLIEWVRKYQETGGISDSRGKSSGNKGLKNPLKGHPRTKFDSMEEELEYYKAQVAYLKKQYPNL, encoded by the coding sequence ATGGAAAAAAAGTCTACATTTCAAACTTATTCAAATGAATTAAAGATACAAGCTGTAGAAAGTTTTTTAAACGGTGAGGGTAGTCAAGCAGCTATAGCGAAGAAATATGGACTTAAAAGTAGAACGCAATTAATAGAGTGGGTTAGGAAATATCAAGAAACAGGCGGTATTTCAGACTCACGTGGAAAAAGTAGTGGTAATAAGGGCCTCAAAAATCCCTTGAAAGGTCATCCTCGTACGAAATTCGATAGTATGGAAGAAGAGTTGGAATACTACAAGGCACAGGTGGCGTACTTAAAAAAGCAGTATCCAAATCTGTAG
- a CDS encoding zinc ribbon domain-containing protein encodes MEKQAIVVLKTLTSSPNYSHCGNKIKDVKDLNLREWNCPSCGMYYDRDMNTGKKFKKGVLRFLTVGTTEISLYRTEGYFGPPLQATY; translated from the coding sequence ATGGAGAAACAAGCAATCGTGGTACTTAAAACATTAACAAGCTCTCCAAATTATTCTCATTGTGGCAACAAAATTAAAGACGTGAAAGATCTAAACCTTCGTGAATGGAATTGCCCTTCTTGTGGTATGTATTATGATAGAGATATGAATACAGGAAAAAAATTCAAAAAAGGGGTCTTAAGGTTTCTAACCGTAGGGACTACGGAGATTTCCCTCTATAGAACCGAGGGATACTTTGGTCCCCCACTTCAAGCAACTTATTAG